A portion of the Vicingus serpentipes genome contains these proteins:
- a CDS encoding MFS transporter, with protein sequence MSFNSHNSDNIEIKPRFKLISSFSEKDILDKIKLAIPEQDKIEGIAKGNHVFLNIPAHNQHYWSPSMEVIVEEYDDDINKTSIRCLLGPRQTVWMMLMFFYIAVGVLGFFGGIYGLAKWNLGKETMLLWTMPLALILFALIYFTAKYGQRKGRDQMLYLVSFLYHSIDDKEIIRL encoded by the coding sequence ATGTCATTCAATAGCCATAATTCTGATAATATCGAAATTAAACCTCGCTTTAAATTAATCTCTAGTTTTTCTGAAAAAGATATTTTGGATAAAATAAAATTGGCTATTCCTGAACAGGATAAAATAGAGGGAATAGCCAAAGGAAATCATGTTTTTTTAAATATTCCAGCTCATAATCAACATTACTGGTCTCCATCTATGGAAGTAATAGTGGAAGAATATGATGATGATATAAATAAAACAAGTATAAGGTGTCTTTTAGGGCCTCGACAAACCGTATGGATGATGTTGATGTTTTTTTATATTGCGGTTGGTGTACTTGGTTTTTTTGGAGGGATTTATGGTTTGGCAAAATGGAACTTAGGTAAAGAAACTATGCTCTTGTGGACAATGCCTTTAGCTTTGATTTTATTTGCTTTAATCTATTTTACTGCTAAATATGGTCAGCGAAAAGGAAGGGATCAAATGTTGTATTTGGTTAGTTTTCTTTATCATTCAATTGATGACAAAGAAATAATAAGGCTTTAG